A window of the Vespa velutina chromosome 7, iVesVel2.1, whole genome shotgun sequence genome harbors these coding sequences:
- the LOC124950447 gene encoding uncharacterized protein LOC124950447 isoform X2 produces MLIYDVLHKEKVYEIVINDLRNIGIKYRFKKNAIKTDKFEKSKNISKKVFRTPLSYQPLDVVNLSSGGIVHVPVFVSQASAFLEKHITQEGLFRKAGSHMRQKELMSYLDKGSLLGEKNHAIDVANCLKTFFRDLPEPLIPYTYHDLFLHCAMLKNHRVQALLLACVLLPPYHLNTLAFVMEFLKKVSLYEKQNKMSIDNLAKVIGPNIMPLREATMMAVQSRLELHLIIVKILIENAENIGVLPDHITHLILSEVISSIDNELDLSDSQLHGKLKKKKYRSGSLTRMLHGLKKIVGKSNSPINAEINENQDSITNSSMTCTSSIKSTKKRKVIEWLDPQSTKKKRISDKIEKSKKTGLNIDRFVSKSKQKVDSSSSIRTFNPYTDRRWSLAHNSPVSFEKRRTNSDGSLHLKKSILKETETSNSNNHSNYSDVFVDADINLSDYNNEQVLLKKEANNTDINQWHIKFNNSSEKLKHINKHSDPPIGTAVTKDEYEEYVRIPKSEYEEIKNRVSAIESRISQEFGYIDDARNESLIENSVNKVQTEYEKTLEEAGIKNIVTADHLAKKLGKELKIRRSSERKVIRSPSARKIGSLRRRSQEKIKSKCVSRTDSWHASQEWQRKCRNQSNEQDIVCLANEESDTAVELTKQVSSLRNDSLCSSKTNTRLELLQKQLNDLISHTTEHTRDSLTDDESIINDINMHTPKQSPLKFSVRRASSFHGNEFINNSFYFNRKVKELKKTNSQQNVFLNNDYQDRQNDVSQNWKETSISWKDAGDYFKSTVQIRTPVPQTGRASVAKLRTQNAGMVLAKAKLFDENTIKMSTCTFDNSQSQKGYVVNTNKKEFAKESKSEKINIMNIEKSCCDLETKRNISVHKRLERHSRNKNLTQFQSPKMSLRNKNNSMDISLEINEEDFEKHYNRRHCEKYNQNLLEKSNKSPMQKSYYLNEQNNKEYKKCSPQKENIVVRTSSILKNTSTNKVDEESNVNIYKSENGLCKTPHIKRPLAIKTPKSSKSLVRRPPLDTRRTPLKAIAHLEVSKYQSPKRISKLKNLMNEH; encoded by the exons atgTTGATTTATGACGTtttacataaagaaaaagtgtatgaaatcgttattaacgatctCAGAAACATTGGgataaaatatcgttttaaaaagaatGCGATTAAAAcagataaatttgaaaaaagtaaaaatatttcaaagaaagtCTTCAGAACACCTTTATCATATCAACCGTTAGATGTTGTTAATCTATCATCAGGTGGCATAGTTCATGTGCCTGTATTCGTTAGTCAGGCATCTGCATTTCTTGAGAAACATATAACCCAAGAAGGTTTATTCAGAAAAGCTGGATCTCATATGAGacaaaaagaattaatgtCATACTTGGATAAAGGTTCTTTAttgggagaaaaaaatcatgcAATCGATGTTGCCAATTGTTTAAAAACATTCTTCAGAGATCTTCCGGAGCCATTAATTCCATATACATatcatgatttatttttacactGTGCAATGTTGAAAAACCACCGTGTTCAAGCATTGTTATTGGCTTGTGTGTTGTTACCTCCTTATCATTTGAATACTTTAGCATTTGTAatggaatttttaaaaaaagtatCTCTCTATGAGAAACAGAACAAAATGAGTATTGATAATTTAGCAAAAGTTATTGGCCCTAATATTATGCCTTTAAGAGAAGCTACTATGATGGCAGTTCAAAGTAGACTTGAATtgcatttaattattgttaag ATTTTGATAGAAAATGCTGAAAATATTGGGGTTTTACCAGACCATATAACACATCTTATTTTATCTGAAGTAATTAGTAGCATTGATAATGAATTGGATCTATCAGATTCGCAACTACATgggaaattgaagaaaaagaaatatcgcaGTGGAAGTCTTACGC gAATGCTCCATGGTTTAAAGAAGATAGTTGGAAAAAGTAATTCACCTATAAATGCAGAAATAAACGAGAATCAAGATTCTATTACTAACTCAAGTATGACCTGCACATCATCCATTAAATCTACGAAAAAGCGGAAAGTCATTGAATGGCTAGACCCACAAAGTactaaaaaaaa GAGGATTagtgataaaatagaaaaatctaaGAAAACTGGTTTGAATATAGATCGTTTTGTATCAAAAAGTAAACAA AAAGTAGACTCTAGTTCAAGTATACGTACATTTAATCCTTATACTGATAGACGATGGAGTTTGGCACATAATTCTCCTGTATCATTTGAAAAGCGCAGAACAAATAGTGATGGTTCATTGCATCTCAAAAAGTCAATATTAAAGGAGACAGAAACTTCAAATTCTAACAATCATAGCAATTATAGTGATGTATTTGTTGATgctgatataaatttatcagattataataatgaacaagtattattaaaaaaggaagCCAATAATACTGATATCAATCAATggcatattaaatttaataatagttCAGAGAAATTGAAACATATAAACAAACATTCAGATCCACCTATAGGAACAGCAGTAACAAAAGATGAATATGAAGAATATGTAAGGATACCAAAGAGTgaatatgaagaaataaaaaatagagttTCTGCTATCGAATCTCGTATATCGCAAGAATTTGGATATATTGATGATGCAAGAAATGAAAGTTTGATAGAAAATTCTGTAAATAAAGTACAAACAGAGTATGAAAAAACGTTAGAAGAAGcaggtataaaaaatattgtgacAGCCGATCATTTAGCAAAAAAACTTGGAAAAGAGCTAAAAATCAGAAGATCGAGTGAACGTAAAGTGATAAGATCCCCAAGTGCTCGAAAAATAGGAAGCTTACGAAGACGATcgcaagaaaaaattaaaag taaaTGTGTTAGTCGTACCGATTCATGGCATGCGTCTCAAGAGTGGCAACGTAAATGTAGAAATCAATCCAACGAGCAAGATATAGTTTGTCTTGCAAATGAAGAATCAGATACAGCTGTCGAGCTAACAAAACAAGTATCAAGTTTGAGAAATGATTCATTGTGCAGTTCAAAGACAAATACAAGATtggaattattacaaaaacagTTAAATGACTTAATCTCTCATACAACAGAACATACAAGAGATTCGCTAACTGATGATGAATCAATTATAAATGACATCAATATGCATACACCAAAACAAAGTCCATTAAAGTTCTCCGTTCGTAGAGCATCATCTTTTCATGGCaatgaatttataaacaattcattttactttaatcGAAAAGtcaaagaattgaaaaaaaccaATAGCCAACAAAatgtctttttaaataatgattatcaaGATAGACAAAACGACGTGTCTCAAAATTGGAAAGAAACATCGATTTCTTGGAAAGATGCGGGTGATTATTTCAAATCTACTGTTCAAATACGTACGCCAGTCCCTCAAACAGGTCGAGCATCTGTTGCTAAACTTAGAACTCAAAATGCTGGTATGGTATTAGCTAAAGCAAAACTATTTGatgaaaatacaataaagATGTCTACATGTACGTTTGACAACAGTCAAAGTCAAAAAGGTTATGtagtaaatacaaataaaaaagaatttgcaAAAGAAtctaaaagtgaaaaaataaatattatgaacatAGAAAAGTCATGTTGCGATTTGGAAACTAAACGTAATATTTCAGTACATAAAAGACTTGAAAGACATTcaaggaataaaaatttgacTCAATTCCAGTCACCAAAAATGTctttaagaaataagaataattcaaTGGATAtatcattagaaataaatgaagaagacTTTGAAAAGCATTATAACAGACGACActgtgaaaaatataatcaaaatttattagagAAAAGTAATAAGTCGCCAATGCAGAAATCGTACTATTTAAATGAACAGaacaataaagaatataaaaagtgtagtccccaaaaagaaaatatagtgGTAAGAACTTCTTCTATATTGAAAAACACATCTACAAATAAAGTAGATGAGGAATCAAAtgtgaatatttataagtCTGAAAATGGATTATGTAAAACTCCACATATCAAAAGACCATTAGCTATTAAAACACCTAAAAGTTCTAAATCTCTTGTGAGACGTCCACCGTTAGACACACGTAGAACACCTTTGAAAGCCATTGCACATTTAGAAGTATCCAAATATCAAAGTCCTAAGCGTATTTcaaaacttaaaaatttaatgaatgaacATTAA
- the LOC124950462 gene encoding aldo-keto reductase family 1 member A1-like: MHSVKLSSGHDMPTVGLGTWQAQPEEMEAVVATALECGYRHIDTAFNYKNEEAIGKSLKNWFDKGGKREELFVTSKLPHYGNRPSDVEKFLKLSLERLGLDYLDMYLIHLPFAFVLDKNAYAPAALEDGSYILDLDTDPVSVWKEMEKQVAKGRVKSIGLSNFNEAQILEVYKNAKIKPANLQVELHAYLQQKPIREFCQKHNIVVTAYSSLASPGAKVVLQRMYDYSLEKFPNLLEHPVVLEMANKYKKTTAQVLLRHLVQQGIIVIPKSSSQDRIKSNINIFDFVLTEEDMNTLNALDKGTDGRIFNFLFLKGVEKHPLYPFKNELTS, encoded by the exons ATGCATTCCGTAAAATTATCATCTGGTCATGATATGCCTACTGTAGGTTTAGGGACATGGCAG GCTCAACCTGAAGAAATGGAAGCTGTTGTTGCGACTGCTTTGGAGTGTGGTTACAGACATATTGATACtgcatttaattataaaaacgaagaagCGATTGGAAAAAGCTTAAAAAATTGGTTTGACAAAGGAGGTAAACGTGAAGAACTTTTTGTTACGTCAAAG TTACCCCATTATGGAAATCGACCATCAGATGTTGAAAAGTTTCttaaattatcattagaaCGTCTTGGTTTGGATTATTTGGATATGTATTTGATCCACCTGCCATTTGCCTTtgtattagataaaaatgCATATGCTCCTGCAGCTTTAGAAGATGGTAGTTATATACTTGACCTAGACACGGATCCAGTTTCTGTATGGAAG gaAATGGAGAAACAAGTAGCAAAAGGACGTGTTAAATCTATAGGTTtaagtaattttaatgaaGCACAAATATtagaagtatataaaaatgcaaaaataaaacCAGCCAACTTACAG gttGAATTGCATGCATACTTACAACAGAAACCGATAAGAGAATTTTGTCAAAAACACAATATTGTTGTAACAGCTTACAGCTCATTAGCATCACCTGGAGCTAAAGTCGTTTTACAAAGAATGTATGATTATAGTTTAGAAAAATTCCCCAATCTTCTTGAACATCCTGTTGTACTTGAAATggctaataaatataaaaaaacaacagCACAAGTATTACTACGACATCTGGTACAACAAGGAATTATAGTTATTCCAAAAAGTTCTTCACAAGACAGaatcaaatcaaatatcaatatttttgatttcgtTTTAACAGAAGAAGATATGAATACTTTAAATGCTTTAGACAAAGGTACAGATGGCCGAATATTcaattttctgtttttaaaaGG gGTTGAAAAGCACCCACTTTatccatttaaaaatgaattgacATCATGA
- the LOC124950447 gene encoding uncharacterized protein LOC124950447 isoform X1 — translation MLIYDVLHKEKVYEIVINDLRNIGIKYRFKKNAIKTDKFEKSKNISKKVFRTPLSYQPLDVVNLSSGGIVHVPVFVSQASAFLEKHITQEGLFRKAGSHMRQKELMSYLDKGSLLGEKNHAIDVANCLKTFFRDLPEPLIPYTYHDLFLHCAMLKNHRVQALLLACVLLPPYHLNTLAFVMEFLKKVSLYEKQNKMSIDNLAKVIGPNIMPLREATMMAVQSRLELHLIIVKILIENAENIGVLPDHITHLILSEVISSIDNELDLSDSQLHGKLKKKKYRSGSLTRKPHLSASNLNLRMLHGLKKIVGKSNSPINAEINENQDSITNSSMTCTSSIKSTKKRKVIEWLDPQSTKKKRISDKIEKSKKTGLNIDRFVSKSKQKVDSSSSIRTFNPYTDRRWSLAHNSPVSFEKRRTNSDGSLHLKKSILKETETSNSNNHSNYSDVFVDADINLSDYNNEQVLLKKEANNTDINQWHIKFNNSSEKLKHINKHSDPPIGTAVTKDEYEEYVRIPKSEYEEIKNRVSAIESRISQEFGYIDDARNESLIENSVNKVQTEYEKTLEEAGIKNIVTADHLAKKLGKELKIRRSSERKVIRSPSARKIGSLRRRSQEKIKSKCVSRTDSWHASQEWQRKCRNQSNEQDIVCLANEESDTAVELTKQVSSLRNDSLCSSKTNTRLELLQKQLNDLISHTTEHTRDSLTDDESIINDINMHTPKQSPLKFSVRRASSFHGNEFINNSFYFNRKVKELKKTNSQQNVFLNNDYQDRQNDVSQNWKETSISWKDAGDYFKSTVQIRTPVPQTGRASVAKLRTQNAGMVLAKAKLFDENTIKMSTCTFDNSQSQKGYVVNTNKKEFAKESKSEKINIMNIEKSCCDLETKRNISVHKRLERHSRNKNLTQFQSPKMSLRNKNNSMDISLEINEEDFEKHYNRRHCEKYNQNLLEKSNKSPMQKSYYLNEQNNKEYKKCSPQKENIVVRTSSILKNTSTNKVDEESNVNIYKSENGLCKTPHIKRPLAIKTPKSSKSLVRRPPLDTRRTPLKAIAHLEVSKYQSPKRISKLKNLMNEH, via the exons atgTTGATTTATGACGTtttacataaagaaaaagtgtatgaaatcgttattaacgatctCAGAAACATTGGgataaaatatcgttttaaaaagaatGCGATTAAAAcagataaatttgaaaaaagtaaaaatatttcaaagaaagtCTTCAGAACACCTTTATCATATCAACCGTTAGATGTTGTTAATCTATCATCAGGTGGCATAGTTCATGTGCCTGTATTCGTTAGTCAGGCATCTGCATTTCTTGAGAAACATATAACCCAAGAAGGTTTATTCAGAAAAGCTGGATCTCATATGAGacaaaaagaattaatgtCATACTTGGATAAAGGTTCTTTAttgggagaaaaaaatcatgcAATCGATGTTGCCAATTGTTTAAAAACATTCTTCAGAGATCTTCCGGAGCCATTAATTCCATATACATatcatgatttatttttacactGTGCAATGTTGAAAAACCACCGTGTTCAAGCATTGTTATTGGCTTGTGTGTTGTTACCTCCTTATCATTTGAATACTTTAGCATTTGTAatggaatttttaaaaaaagtatCTCTCTATGAGAAACAGAACAAAATGAGTATTGATAATTTAGCAAAAGTTATTGGCCCTAATATTATGCCTTTAAGAGAAGCTACTATGATGGCAGTTCAAAGTAGACTTGAATtgcatttaattattgttaag ATTTTGATAGAAAATGCTGAAAATATTGGGGTTTTACCAGACCATATAACACATCTTATTTTATCTGAAGTAATTAGTAGCATTGATAATGAATTGGATCTATCAGATTCGCAACTACATgggaaattgaagaaaaagaaatatcgcaGTGGAAGTCTTACGCGTAAGCCACATCTAAGTGCCTCTAACCTGAATCTAA gAATGCTCCATGGTTTAAAGAAGATAGTTGGAAAAAGTAATTCACCTATAAATGCAGAAATAAACGAGAATCAAGATTCTATTACTAACTCAAGTATGACCTGCACATCATCCATTAAATCTACGAAAAAGCGGAAAGTCATTGAATGGCTAGACCCACAAAGTactaaaaaaaa GAGGATTagtgataaaatagaaaaatctaaGAAAACTGGTTTGAATATAGATCGTTTTGTATCAAAAAGTAAACAA AAAGTAGACTCTAGTTCAAGTATACGTACATTTAATCCTTATACTGATAGACGATGGAGTTTGGCACATAATTCTCCTGTATCATTTGAAAAGCGCAGAACAAATAGTGATGGTTCATTGCATCTCAAAAAGTCAATATTAAAGGAGACAGAAACTTCAAATTCTAACAATCATAGCAATTATAGTGATGTATTTGTTGATgctgatataaatttatcagattataataatgaacaagtattattaaaaaaggaagCCAATAATACTGATATCAATCAATggcatattaaatttaataatagttCAGAGAAATTGAAACATATAAACAAACATTCAGATCCACCTATAGGAACAGCAGTAACAAAAGATGAATATGAAGAATATGTAAGGATACCAAAGAGTgaatatgaagaaataaaaaatagagttTCTGCTATCGAATCTCGTATATCGCAAGAATTTGGATATATTGATGATGCAAGAAATGAAAGTTTGATAGAAAATTCTGTAAATAAAGTACAAACAGAGTATGAAAAAACGTTAGAAGAAGcaggtataaaaaatattgtgacAGCCGATCATTTAGCAAAAAAACTTGGAAAAGAGCTAAAAATCAGAAGATCGAGTGAACGTAAAGTGATAAGATCCCCAAGTGCTCGAAAAATAGGAAGCTTACGAAGACGATcgcaagaaaaaattaaaag taaaTGTGTTAGTCGTACCGATTCATGGCATGCGTCTCAAGAGTGGCAACGTAAATGTAGAAATCAATCCAACGAGCAAGATATAGTTTGTCTTGCAAATGAAGAATCAGATACAGCTGTCGAGCTAACAAAACAAGTATCAAGTTTGAGAAATGATTCATTGTGCAGTTCAAAGACAAATACAAGATtggaattattacaaaaacagTTAAATGACTTAATCTCTCATACAACAGAACATACAAGAGATTCGCTAACTGATGATGAATCAATTATAAATGACATCAATATGCATACACCAAAACAAAGTCCATTAAAGTTCTCCGTTCGTAGAGCATCATCTTTTCATGGCaatgaatttataaacaattcattttactttaatcGAAAAGtcaaagaattgaaaaaaaccaATAGCCAACAAAatgtctttttaaataatgattatcaaGATAGACAAAACGACGTGTCTCAAAATTGGAAAGAAACATCGATTTCTTGGAAAGATGCGGGTGATTATTTCAAATCTACTGTTCAAATACGTACGCCAGTCCCTCAAACAGGTCGAGCATCTGTTGCTAAACTTAGAACTCAAAATGCTGGTATGGTATTAGCTAAAGCAAAACTATTTGatgaaaatacaataaagATGTCTACATGTACGTTTGACAACAGTCAAAGTCAAAAAGGTTATGtagtaaatacaaataaaaaagaatttgcaAAAGAAtctaaaagtgaaaaaataaatattatgaacatAGAAAAGTCATGTTGCGATTTGGAAACTAAACGTAATATTTCAGTACATAAAAGACTTGAAAGACATTcaaggaataaaaatttgacTCAATTCCAGTCACCAAAAATGTctttaagaaataagaataattcaaTGGATAtatcattagaaataaatgaagaagacTTTGAAAAGCATTATAACAGACGACActgtgaaaaatataatcaaaatttattagagAAAAGTAATAAGTCGCCAATGCAGAAATCGTACTATTTAAATGAACAGaacaataaagaatataaaaagtgtagtccccaaaaagaaaatatagtgGTAAGAACTTCTTCTATATTGAAAAACACATCTACAAATAAAGTAGATGAGGAATCAAAtgtgaatatttataagtCTGAAAATGGATTATGTAAAACTCCACATATCAAAAGACCATTAGCTATTAAAACACCTAAAAGTTCTAAATCTCTTGTGAGACGTCCACCGTTAGACACACGTAGAACACCTTTGAAAGCCATTGCACATTTAGAAGTATCCAAATATCAAAGTCCTAAGCGTATTTcaaaacttaaaaatttaatgaatgaacATTAA